The following coding sequences lie in one Oncorhynchus gorbuscha isolate QuinsamMale2020 ecotype Even-year linkage group LG10, OgorEven_v1.0, whole genome shotgun sequence genomic window:
- the LOC124045255 gene encoding zinc finger protein 883-like isoform X1, whose protein sequence is MTSYSFPANEDVCWMEKEALGVNIVVKEEDNNITAKGEEGVITITVKEEEKVAFGIKEEEDYVTVKGEDVAFGVKEVEDVVVKEDDSVFGVKEEEITVTVIGVEEAFRVKEEEDVSVKEEEDVFGMKGEIEGLKEEGKTVTVKEEDEEKEETKYLINTRQRPDSCSDSGNNPSGEPEQEKPKPARPHHCSHCGKGFRWLGKLKDHERIHTGEKPYHCSQCEKSFIRLWDRNMHERTHTGVKPYQCSKCVKRFAQLRGLKMHERIHTGEKPYHCSQCENRFFSSAGLKKHEWTHTGTKPYLCSQCGKDFIHAGQLKDHEKIHTGEKPYHCSQCGKRFINVWNLKKHAIIHTGEKPYHCSQCEKSYTQSGDLKSHERTHTGERPYHCSQCGKSFTRLRQLKEHKNKHTGEKPHHCVQCGKTFTRLGQLKEHKMIHTGDKAFQCSQCGKSFIQLKTLKNHERTHTGEKPYHCSQCGKSFTKLGNLKVHKRIHTGEKPFQCSQCGKSFIQLGDLKRHKIIHKR, encoded by the exons ATGACGAGCTACTCCTTCCCCGCTAATGAAGATGTCTGCTGGAtggagaaagaagctctgggTGTGAACATTGTCGTGAAAGAAGAAGATAACAATATTACAgcgaaaggagaggaaggggtaaTTACTatcacagtgaaagaagaggaaaaaGTGGCTTTCGGGATAAAAGAGGAGGAAGACTATGTTACAGTGAAAGGAGAGGATGTAGcttttggagtgaaagaggtgGAGGATGTTGTAGTGAAAGAAGATGATTCCGtttttggagtgaaagaggaggagataacCGTCACAGTGATAGGAGTGGAAGAAGCTTTCagggtgaaagaggaggaggatgtttcTGTGAAGGAAGAAGAGGACGTTTTTGGAATGAAAGGGGAGATTGAGGGATTAAAGGAAGAGGGGAAGACTGTCACAGTTAAAGAAGAGGATGAAGAAAAAGAGGAGACTAAatatctgattaacacca gacagagaccagactcTTGCTCTGACAGCGGGAACAATCCTTCAGGGGAACCAGAACAAGAGAAGCCCAAACCAGCAAGACCACATCACTGCTCCCACTGCGGAAAGGGTTTTAGGTGGTTAGGGAAGCTGAAAGACCACGAAAGAATCCAcacgggagagaagccttaccattGCTCTCAGTGTGAGAAAAGTTTTATCCGGTTATGGGACCGGAATAtgcatgagaggacacacacaggagtgaAGCCTTACCAATGCTCAAAATGTGTAAAACGTTTTGCTCAGTTGAGGGGCCTGAAAATGCATGAAAGGATacatacaggggagaagccttatcaCTGCTCCCAGTGCGAAAATAGATTTTTTTCATCAGCGGGCCTGAAAAAACACGAGtggacacacacaggaacaaaACCTTAcctctgctcccagtgtggaaaagATTTTATCCACGCAGGTCAACTGAAAGATCATGagaaaatacacacaggagaaaagccgtACCACTGCTCTCAATGTGGAAAGAGATTCATCAATGTATGGAACCTGAAAAAGCATGCAAtcatacatacaggagagaagccctaccactgctcccagtgtgaaaAGAGTTATACCCAATCAGGGGACCTTAAATcacatgagaggacacacacaggagaaaggcCATACCACTGTTCCCAGTGTGGTAAGAGCTTTACCCGGTTAAGGCAACTCAAAGAACACAAGAAtaaacacacaggggagaagccacaCCACTGCGTTCAATGTGGAAAGACTTTTACCCGATTGGGGCAACTGAAAGAACATAAAATGATACATACAGGAGACAAGGCTttccaatgctcccagtgtggaaaaagTTTCATCCAGTTAAAGACTCTGAAAAAtcatgagagaacacacaccggagagaagccttaccactgctcccagtgtggaaagagttttactaaATTAGGGAACCTGAAAGTACataagagaata
- the LOC124045255 gene encoding uncharacterized protein LOC124045255 isoform X2, whose product MTSYSFPANEDVCWMEKEALGVNIVVKEEDNNITAKGEEGVITITVKEEEKVAFGIKEEEDYVTVKGEDVAFGVKEVEDVVVKEDDSVFGVKEEEITVTVIGVEEAFRVKEEEDVSVKEEEDVFGMKGEIEGLKEEGKTVTVKEEDEEKEETKYLINTSNHC is encoded by the exons ATGACGAGCTACTCCTTCCCCGCTAATGAAGATGTCTGCTGGAtggagaaagaagctctgggTGTGAACATTGTCGTGAAAGAAGAAGATAACAATATTACAgcgaaaggagaggaaggggtaaTTACTatcacagtgaaagaagaggaaaaaGTGGCTTTCGGGATAAAAGAGGAGGAAGACTATGTTACAGTGAAAGGAGAGGATGTAGcttttggagtgaaagaggtgGAGGATGTTGTAGTGAAAGAAGATGATTCCGtttttggagtgaaagaggaggagataacCGTCACAGTGATAGGAGTGGAAGAAGCTTTCagggtgaaagaggaggaggatgtttcTGTGAAGGAAGAAGAGGACGTTTTTGGAATGAAAGGGGAGATTGAGGGATTAAAGGAAGAGGGGAAGACTGTCACAGTTAAAGAAGAGGATGAAGAAAAAGAGGAGACTAAatatctgattaacacca GTAACCattgttga